CGTCTTGCCTGCTTCAGCGCCTCGCGCAAGATGGCCCGATCCATGTCATGCAAGGCGGCGGGCTTCAGGCCATAGCCACCGCTTTCCCCTCTCGTCATGGCGTCAATCTGCTGCCCCAGCCGCAAGCGCAGAATCTGCGAAAATGCCGCGTCCACCGCTGCAATTTCGCTGTCCGGCAATCCGGCCGCCGACCCCGCCTGGTTTAGCCGCTCAGCCGTATTGACACCCGGGCTCCCGCTCGATAAGGCAAAGATGCGTGCCGCGTCGACAAAAATCCGGCTGCCGTATTTCTTCAAATCAATCGCTTCTCCCTGGCCGACCGCAATCTCACCACGAAAGTTGAGCGGCACATCGACCTGCAGCGCATTGGCCGCCATCAGGTGCTGGAAGGACGGCGTAGCTTTGGTCATGGACAACAGGAGTGTGCGCAGTCGTTCGCCCAGAGCCACCTCGCCGAACAGGGGACGCAGATCGAAAAAGATGCTGGCGTTGAGCAGGGCCTGCGGTTCCGGACGTCGCACCCAGTCCATGAAGCGCTCCCGCCACTCTTCAAGCGACAGGCACCAGGCCGGGTTGCCGGCCATGATCTGGCCGCTGCATAAAGCAAACCCACATGCTGCCAGATGCTGATTAACCTCCTGCGCGAAAGGCAGGAAAATCTGCCGCAAGGCCACCCCCTCCTGTCCGCTCGCTGCATTGAAGATCAGCCCGTTGTCCTGATCGGTGACGAAGGTCTGTTCGTGCCGCCCCTCCGAGCCAAGCGCCAGCCAGCACCAGGCAACCGGCGGCAGGCGGTGGCGAGCCGCAGTCAGCTCGATCACTCTGGCCGTCAGGCGATCATTGAAAACCGAAATCAGGCGCGTTGCCACGCCGCCGTCCAGACCGCCACCGACGGCAGCGATCAGGTAGTCGCGCAGGCGGGCCGACAGCGCCGGCGCGCCATCAAGGTTGGTCAGCGACGGCAATGCCGCCGCCAGTTCGAGTTGCTGCCGACTGCGCAGCGTAAAGTCGGTATTCACGACGACCTCAGTATTTCACCCGGGCGAAATAGGTTTTCTCGGCCGCTTCAAGGGCTTGCCGAACGGTGACGATGCCCATGTCTTCAAGCAGTTTGACCTGCTTGAGAAAGACTTCGCCAGTGGCCAGCGCATCCTGGAGCGCGTTGTGGCGCGTGCCAATGGAAATACCCAGGCGCTCCAGAATAATGTCCAGCTTGTGCGATTCCTGGTTCGGATGAATGACCGCCGAGAGGAGCAGCGTATCGAGGACAGGCTGGGTGAAGCGGATGCCGGTGCGCTCTTCCTTGAGTTGCAGGAAGCGCATGTCGAAGGCGGCATTGTGAGCGATCAGCACGGTGTCTTCGCAAAAGCCGTGGAAGGCCGGCAGCACGACATCGATATTGGGCTGACCGCGCACCATGTCCTCGGTAATGCCGTGAATGGGAATCGACTCTGGCTTGAGCGGGCATTCCGGGTCCACAATC
The DNA window shown above is from Dechloromonas sp. HYN0024 and carries:
- a CDS encoding DUF294 nucleotidyltransferase-like domain-containing protein — translated: MNTDFTLRSRQQLELAAALPSLTNLDGAPALSARLRDYLIAAVGGGLDGGVATRLISVFNDRLTARVIELTAARHRLPPVAWCWLALGSEGRHEQTFVTDQDNGLIFNAASGQEGVALRQIFLPFAQEVNQHLAACGFALCSGQIMAGNPAWCLSLEEWRERFMDWVRRPEPQALLNASIFFDLRPLFGEVALGERLRTLLLSMTKATPSFQHLMAANALQVDVPLNFRGEIAVGQGEAIDLKKYGSRIFVDAARIFALSSGSPGVNTAERLNQAGSAAGLPDSEIAAVDAAFSQILRLRLGQQIDAMTRGESGGYGLKPAALHDMDRAILREALKQARRLQQRLKLNYAL